In Phyllobacterium zundukense, one DNA window encodes the following:
- the ftsY gene encoding signal recognition particle-docking protein FtsY gives MALGFIKKIFSFGKKEVEGVPVEETPTVPGASPTVEQVYEDTAAQEALPVAAETAPVAAESVESQAAYAEPEAVVDEPAPEPEILPEIEPVIVEQVEIAIAPLEDPVTAKIEAAPLPEAVGEPDEAAIAALETVPEIEAAAEEPSGAAAELLEPPMGERVIEPVAIPAPEIPAAEIAVSIEPAPVPVKPSSSKVTVSRTVEEKQADEPLPVEPEKRLTWFERLRKGLFRSSQQLGDSIGSIFTKRKLDEDTLQDLEDVLIQADLGMETAIRITDALSATRYGKDISTEEVRTIMASEIEKVLGPVAKPLELDLSHKPHVILVVGVNGTGKTTTIGKLAAKLTAGGLNVMLAAGDTFRAAAIEQLHIWGKRTGAPVVSSKLGADAAGLAFDAWKQAKEAGSDVLIIDTAGRLQNRAELMEELAKIVRVLGKNDPEAPHTVLQTLDATTGQNALNQVEIFRNIAGVNGLVMTKLDGTARGGILVAISAKHKLPVYFIGVGEQVEDLEPFAARDFAKAIAGVA, from the coding sequence ATGGCTCTGGGTTTCATCAAGAAGATTTTCTCCTTTGGCAAGAAGGAGGTCGAAGGGGTTCCGGTCGAAGAGACCCCGACCGTGCCGGGGGCGTCTCCGACAGTCGAACAGGTCTACGAGGATACGGCGGCACAAGAGGCACTACCGGTTGCGGCTGAAACTGCACCTGTTGCAGCGGAATCGGTCGAAAGCCAAGCGGCTTACGCCGAGCCCGAAGCTGTCGTCGATGAACCGGCGCCGGAACCGGAAATTCTGCCGGAAATCGAACCTGTCATCGTTGAGCAGGTCGAAATCGCGATTGCTCCGCTCGAAGATCCGGTCACAGCAAAGATCGAAGCGGCACCCTTACCTGAAGCAGTCGGAGAGCCTGATGAAGCCGCCATTGCGGCTCTCGAAACTGTTCCAGAAATAGAGGCTGCAGCGGAAGAACCATCCGGGGCTGCGGCAGAACTCCTTGAACCGCCGATGGGCGAGCGAGTGATTGAACCGGTAGCAATACCAGCGCCGGAAATTCCAGCGGCTGAAATTGCGGTGTCGATTGAACCTGCTCCCGTGCCGGTGAAGCCCTCGTCGTCAAAGGTGACGGTCAGCAGAACGGTCGAGGAAAAGCAAGCCGACGAACCACTTCCCGTTGAGCCGGAAAAGCGGCTTACCTGGTTCGAGCGCTTGCGCAAGGGCCTGTTCCGTTCCTCGCAACAGCTCGGTGATTCCATCGGCAGCATATTCACCAAGCGCAAGCTCGATGAAGACACGCTGCAGGATCTCGAAGATGTTCTGATCCAGGCCGATCTTGGCATGGAAACGGCTATCCGCATCACCGATGCCCTTAGCGCCACGCGCTATGGCAAGGATATCAGCACGGAAGAAGTCCGTACCATCATGGCGTCGGAAATCGAAAAAGTGCTCGGCCCGGTCGCCAAGCCGCTGGAGCTTGATCTCTCGCACAAGCCGCACGTCATTCTCGTCGTTGGCGTCAACGGCACCGGCAAGACCACGACAATCGGCAAGCTTGCGGCCAAACTTACCGCGGGCGGCCTGAATGTCATGCTTGCCGCGGGCGATACGTTCCGTGCCGCCGCCATCGAGCAATTGCATATCTGGGGCAAGCGTACAGGCGCTCCGGTCGTCTCGTCGAAACTTGGCGCCGATGCAGCAGGACTTGCCTTTGACGCCTGGAAACAGGCAAAGGAAGCGGGAAGCGATGTTCTGATCATCGACACCGCCGGCCGCCTGCAGAACAGGGCGGAATTGATGGAAGAACTGGCGAAGATCGTTCGTGTGCTTGGCAAGAACGATCCGGAGGCACCGCACACGGTGCTGCAGACGCTCGACGCCACCACCGGTCAGAATGCGCTGAATCAGGTCGAGATCTTCAGGAATATCGCCGGCGTCAATGGTCTGGTCATGACCAAGCTTGACGGCACGGCACGGGGTGGCATTCTTGTCGCCATCTCGGCCAAACACAAACTGCCTGTTTATTTCATTGGCGTGGGCGAACAGGTCGAAGACCTTGAGCCGTTTGCCGCGAGAGATTTTGCCAAAGCCATTGCGGGAGTTGCATGA
- the mtaB gene encoding tRNA (N(6)-L-threonylcarbamoyladenosine(37)-C(2))-methylthiotransferase MtaB, which yields MAVDVVTFGCRLNTYESEVMKREADAAGLGTLENGAIIFNTCAVTSEAVRQARQAIRKARRDNPEARIIVTGCAAQTGADDFAAMDEVDLVLGNEEKLKSNSYRMLPDFGVNQFEKVRVNDIMEVRETASHMVDAIEGRARAFVQVQNGCDHRCTFCIIPYGRGNSRSVPMGGVVEQVKRLVGNGYNEVVLTGVDMTSYGPDLPGNLRLGKLVKTVLKEVTDLQRLRLSSIDSIEADEDLMEALATEKRLMPHLHLSLQSGDNMILKRMKRRHLRENSIEFCENVRRIRPDIVLGADIIAGFPTETDEMFENSIRIVEECGLTHLHVFPFSPREGTPAARMPPVNRRIVKARAARLRAAGDAAYLSHLHGLVGTRQKILIEREGLGRTEGFTLVGIDGGTPGQLIECTINGHDSDKLLAIDSGNDSNRRAA from the coding sequence ATGGCTGTCGACGTCGTCACCTTTGGCTGTCGGCTCAACACCTATGAGTCCGAGGTGATGAAGCGTGAAGCCGATGCGGCCGGGCTCGGTACGCTGGAAAATGGTGCGATCATCTTCAATACGTGTGCCGTCACCAGCGAAGCGGTGCGCCAGGCAAGGCAGGCGATCCGCAAGGCGCGCCGCGACAACCCGGAAGCGCGCATCATCGTTACGGGTTGCGCGGCCCAGACAGGCGCGGATGATTTCGCCGCTATGGATGAGGTTGACCTTGTACTTGGCAACGAGGAAAAGCTGAAATCCAATTCCTACCGCATGCTGCCGGATTTCGGTGTCAACCAGTTCGAGAAGGTGCGCGTCAACGATATCATGGAGGTGCGAGAGACCGCGTCACACATGGTCGACGCGATCGAAGGCCGAGCCCGCGCCTTTGTTCAGGTGCAAAATGGCTGCGACCATCGCTGTACCTTCTGCATCATTCCCTATGGACGCGGCAATTCCCGCTCGGTCCCGATGGGCGGGGTAGTTGAACAGGTCAAGCGGCTCGTCGGCAATGGCTATAATGAGGTAGTTCTGACAGGCGTGGACATGACCAGCTACGGTCCTGACCTGCCGGGAAACCTTCGCCTCGGCAAGCTGGTCAAGACTGTCCTCAAAGAAGTGACGGATTTGCAGCGCCTGCGCCTCTCCTCCATCGATTCAATCGAAGCTGACGAAGATCTGATGGAGGCGCTGGCGACTGAAAAGCGGCTGATGCCGCATCTGCATCTGTCGCTGCAGTCAGGCGACAACATGATCCTGAAGCGCATGAAACGGCGCCATTTGCGCGAAAATTCCATCGAATTTTGCGAAAATGTGCGCCGGATTCGCCCCGATATCGTCCTTGGGGCGGATATTATCGCGGGTTTTCCGACCGAAACGGACGAGATGTTCGAGAATTCGATCCGGATCGTCGAGGAATGCGGACTGACGCATCTCCACGTTTTCCCGTTCAGTCCGCGCGAAGGTACACCTGCTGCGCGTATGCCGCCGGTTAACCGCCGGATCGTCAAGGCACGTGCTGCAAGGCTGCGGGCTGCGGGCGATGCCGCCTATCTCAGCCATCTGCATGGCCTTGTCGGCACTCGCCAAAAAATACTCATCGAACGCGAAGGCCTTGGCCGCACGGAAGGTTTTACTCTCGTCGGTATTGACGGTGGGACGCCGGGCCAACTCATCGAGTGCACGATCAACGGTCATGACAGTGACAAGCTGTTGGCCATTGATAGTGGCAATGATAGCAATCGGCGCGCAGCGTAA
- the dapF gene encoding diaminopimelate epimerase codes for MAARAQFAKMNGLGNEIIVADMRGRADRITPEAAIALDRDPATKFDQIMAIHAPKTSGTEAYIEIINSDGTQAQACGNGMRCVVQALSSETGKREFTFETIAGILTAHEHPDGQISVDMGKPRFDWQDIPLAEPFHDTRRIELQIGPIDAPVLHSPSVASMGNPHAIFWVDQDVWTYDLERFGPLLENHPIFPERANISVAHVTSRHAITLRTWERGAGLTRACGSAACAAAVSAVRTGRTERTVTVTVPGGPLLIEWLENDHVMMTGPAEWEFSGALDPQTGAWQRDETAPSQGAA; via the coding sequence ATGGCGGCACGCGCACAATTTGCGAAGATGAACGGGCTCGGCAACGAAATCATCGTTGCCGATATGCGCGGACGTGCGGACCGGATTACGCCGGAGGCCGCCATTGCGCTAGACCGTGATCCCGCGACCAAGTTCGACCAGATCATGGCCATTCACGCACCAAAGACCAGCGGCACGGAAGCCTATATCGAGATCATCAATTCCGACGGCACGCAGGCTCAGGCTTGCGGCAATGGCATGCGCTGTGTGGTCCAGGCGCTCAGTTCCGAAACGGGCAAGCGCGAATTCACGTTCGAGACCATCGCGGGAATTCTGACCGCGCACGAACATCCCGACGGCCAGATATCCGTCGATATGGGCAAGCCGCGCTTCGACTGGCAGGATATCCCACTGGCTGAACCGTTTCACGACACGCGCAGGATCGAACTGCAGATCGGCCCCATCGACGCGCCGGTATTGCATTCGCCCTCCGTTGCCAGCATGGGCAATCCGCATGCGATCTTCTGGGTCGACCAGGATGTCTGGACCTATGACCTCGAACGGTTCGGCCCGCTGCTCGAAAACCATCCGATCTTTCCGGAGCGCGCCAATATTTCAGTCGCACATGTAACCAGCCGCCACGCCATCACACTGCGCACCTGGGAACGCGGCGCTGGTCTGACCCGCGCCTGCGGCTCGGCCGCCTGTGCTGCCGCGGTTTCTGCCGTGCGCACTGGCCGTACCGAGCGCACCGTTACGGTAACCGTTCCAGGTGGCCCTCTGCTTATCGAATGGCTCGAAAACGATCACGTGATGATGACCGGCCCGGCCGAGTGGGAGTTTTCAGGCGCCCTCGACCCGCAGACCGGTGCATGGCAGCGCGACGAAACGGCACCTTCGCAGGGAGCCGCCTGA
- a CDS encoding NADP-dependent oxidoreductase, with translation MFQDKNTRIVLASRPSGRVKSDNFRVEHQPIPAPGKGEVLLKILFLSLDPYMRGRMDDAKSYAAPVAVGNVMEGGTVAEVIASNNDHYAAGDIVLSHSGWQSYAISDGKGLTRLDPKLAPVSTALGVLGMPGFTAYAGLLTIGRPQPGETVVVAAASGPVGSAVGQIARIKGARAVGIAGGPDKCAFIRNELGFDAAIDHRAPDFPEQLKQACPGGIDVYFENVGGPVWDAVFPLLNSFARIPVCGLISQYSGIAPSETDRLPGVMRAVLTKSLTIRGFIQREFVDQRPAFLQAMPEWLRAGQVKYREDIVDGLTNAPEAFMGLLEGRNFGKLIVRVA, from the coding sequence GTGTTCCAAGACAAAAACACCCGGATTGTGCTTGCATCGCGGCCGTCGGGCCGGGTGAAGTCTGATAATTTTCGCGTTGAGCACCAACCGATTCCCGCGCCTGGCAAAGGCGAAGTGCTGCTCAAGATCCTGTTCCTGTCACTCGATCCCTACATGCGCGGACGCATGGATGACGCAAAATCCTACGCCGCGCCGGTCGCGGTCGGAAATGTAATGGAAGGCGGCACGGTCGCCGAAGTCATCGCGAGCAATAATGATCATTATGCGGCCGGCGACATCGTGCTCTCGCATTCCGGCTGGCAGAGCTATGCAATCTCCGACGGCAAAGGGCTGACCAGGCTCGATCCAAAGCTGGCACCGGTCTCTACTGCACTGGGTGTTCTCGGCATGCCCGGCTTTACCGCCTATGCTGGTCTCTTGACCATCGGACGGCCGCAACCCGGTGAAACGGTGGTTGTCGCAGCGGCCAGCGGTCCGGTCGGCTCGGCCGTCGGTCAGATAGCCAGGATCAAGGGAGCACGAGCAGTCGGCATTGCCGGAGGTCCGGACAAATGCGCCTTCATCAGGAATGAACTCGGATTCGATGCAGCGATCGATCACCGCGCACCCGATTTTCCAGAACAGCTGAAACAGGCCTGCCCGGGTGGCATCGATGTCTATTTCGAGAATGTCGGGGGGCCGGTCTGGGACGCGGTCTTTCCGTTGCTTAATTCCTTCGCCCGAATCCCGGTCTGCGGTCTGATTTCTCAGTATAGCGGCATCGCCCCATCAGAGACCGACCGGTTACCGGGTGTCATGCGAGCTGTTTTGACCAAGAGCCTGACAATTCGTGGTTTCATTCAGCGCGAATTCGTCGATCAGCGTCCGGCATTCCTGCAAGCCATGCCTGAATGGCTGCGCGCTGGTCAGGTCAAGTACCGCGAGGATATTGTCGATGGTCTGACAAACGCGCCGGAGGCATTCATGGGGCTCCTTGAGGGTCGCAATTTTGGCAAGCTTATCGTGCGGGTTGCCTGA
- a CDS encoding siderophore-interacting protein produces the protein MLRVTLAGDQLEGFISPGYADHIKIFFPQAGNDPVLPVLGPDGLAFPDDKPRPQMRDYTPRVFHAATNTLEVDFVLHGDGPASSWAAQAEVGEKIVIGGPRGSMIIPDAFDWYLLAGDETALPAISRRLEELPATARAVAVIEVADKEEEQALTTEASAEIIWVHRNGAEAGNNDLLLRKIEALNLPEGDCYAFIASESSISKAVRNHLVDQRGFNGEWVKAAGYWLRGVADAHEPH, from the coding sequence ATGCTGCGCGTGACCCTCGCAGGTGACCAACTGGAAGGTTTCATCAGCCCCGGCTATGCGGACCACATCAAGATTTTCTTCCCGCAAGCCGGCAATGATCCGGTCTTGCCAGTGCTCGGGCCTGATGGCCTTGCCTTCCCCGACGACAAGCCGCGTCCGCAAATGCGTGACTACACACCACGCGTCTTTCATGCGGCGACCAATACGCTCGAAGTGGATTTTGTCCTGCATGGCGACGGCCCTGCTTCAAGCTGGGCAGCGCAGGCGGAAGTTGGGGAAAAGATCGTGATTGGTGGTCCGCGCGGCTCGATGATCATCCCCGATGCTTTCGACTGGTATCTGCTTGCCGGAGACGAGACTGCCTTGCCCGCCATCAGCCGCCGCCTGGAAGAACTGCCTGCAACAGCTCGTGCCGTTGCCGTGATCGAGGTCGCCGACAAGGAAGAAGAGCAGGCCCTGACCACAGAGGCCAGCGCCGAGATTATCTGGGTACATCGCAATGGCGCGGAGGCGGGCAACAACGATTTGCTGTTGCGCAAGATCGAAGCTCTCAATCTGCCCGAAGGCGATTGCTACGCCTTCATCGCCAGTGAGAGCAGCATCTCCAAGGCAGTGCGCAATCATCTCGTTGATCAGCGCGGTTTCAATGGTGAATGGGTCAAGGCTGCCGGTTATTGGCTGCGCGGCGTGGCGGACGCCCACGAGCCCCACTGA
- a CDS encoding protease inhibitor Inh/omp19 family protein: MGTLKVNLLAVAAVGMVLAGCQSSRMDPVSSGPAPLQPAPSGAVSQSQLPPPGGTSQFPTAPTTANAAPGTQGNTQVAALPPENAPDLTASSVAGVWNASMGGQSCKIATPQTKFGQGYRAGPLRCPGELANLSSWSVSGKQLVLYDAAGGTVARLYSSAPSKFDGQTSGGQNLSLSR; this comes from the coding sequence ATGGGGACTTTGAAAGTCAATTTGCTGGCCGTTGCTGCTGTCGGCATGGTGCTGGCGGGATGCCAGAGTTCGCGAATGGACCCCGTCTCGTCCGGTCCCGCACCGCTTCAGCCGGCACCTTCAGGCGCTGTGAGCCAGAGTCAGTTGCCACCGCCAGGCGGTACTAGCCAGTTTCCAACTGCGCCAACGACTGCCAATGCAGCGCCCGGCACGCAGGGCAATACACAGGTTGCAGCATTGCCACCGGAGAACGCGCCGGACCTCACAGCCAGCAGCGTCGCCGGCGTATGGAATGCGTCGATGGGCGGCCAGAGCTGCAAGATCGCAACGCCGCAGACCAAATTCGGCCAGGGATATCGTGCCGGTCCGCTGCGCTGCCCAGGTGAACTTGCCAATCTGTCCTCATGGTCGGTCAGCGGCAAGCAGCTGGTTCTCTACGATGCAGCCGGCGGCACTGTGGCGCGGCTCTATTCCTCGGCCCCGTCCAAGTTTGACGGTCAGACATCGGGCGGGCAGAACCTCAGCCTGTCACGCTAA
- the zapE gene encoding cell division protein ZapE — MSHDNLKVFPSVRERYDALVLAGDIDADPAQQHLADRFDLLIRELATTRLATKSSALGWLFSRRAPRREIIKGLYIHGDVGRGKTMLMDMFHQLVPAKRKRRAHFIDFMADVHERINAHRQALKNGDTKQDDPIPPVADALAEQAWVLSFDEFTVTDIADAMILSRLFRALFERGVVLVATSNVEPDNLYRDGLNRQLFLPFVELLKAHVDVVNLDARTDYRLEKLNRLPVYLSPLDEDTSRLMDEAWHAATAGATVAPNSLKVKGHTVVIPLAAPHTAAARFTFADLCSKPLGAADYTAIIQHYRTIFIDAVPVLDHPRRNEAKRFITLIDILYDHNVHVVISAAASPDKLYVAKSGTEAFEFDRTASRLFEMQSEEYLAAAGKLEAVVEARSAGV, encoded by the coding sequence ATGTCGCACGATAATCTGAAAGTGTTTCCCTCCGTGCGCGAGCGCTATGATGCGCTTGTGCTGGCGGGGGATATTGATGCAGACCCGGCACAGCAGCATCTGGCTGACCGCTTTGATCTCCTGATCCGCGAGCTCGCGACAACGCGGCTCGCCACCAAATCCAGCGCACTCGGCTGGCTGTTCAGCCGCCGTGCACCGCGGCGTGAGATCATCAAGGGCCTTTACATCCATGGCGACGTCGGGCGCGGCAAGACAATGCTGATGGACATGTTCCACCAGCTGGTACCGGCCAAACGCAAGCGCCGCGCGCATTTTATCGATTTCATGGCCGACGTGCACGAACGTATCAATGCGCACCGCCAGGCCTTGAAGAATGGGGATACCAAGCAAGATGATCCCATTCCGCCTGTGGCTGACGCCCTGGCGGAACAGGCCTGGGTCCTGTCTTTCGATGAATTCACGGTCACCGACATTGCCGATGCGATGATCCTGTCGCGGTTGTTCCGGGCGCTTTTCGAGCGCGGCGTGGTGCTTGTCGCCACATCCAATGTCGAGCCAGATAATCTTTATCGAGACGGGCTGAATCGCCAGCTTTTTCTGCCATTCGTCGAACTTCTGAAAGCCCATGTGGATGTTGTCAATCTCGATGCCCGCACGGATTACCGCCTCGAGAAGTTAAACCGTTTGCCGGTTTATCTTTCGCCTTTGGACGAAGACACAAGCCGGCTGATGGACGAAGCCTGGCATGCGGCAACAGCTGGAGCCACCGTGGCTCCGAATAGCCTGAAGGTCAAAGGCCACACCGTTGTCATCCCTCTGGCGGCACCGCATACGGCTGCTGCTCGGTTTACTTTCGCCGACCTTTGCTCCAAACCTCTCGGTGCAGCGGACTACACGGCGATCATCCAGCACTACCGGACCATTTTCATTGACGCCGTGCCGGTTCTGGATCACCCAAGGCGGAACGAGGCCAAGCGGTTCATCACGCTGATCGACATTCTTTACGATCATAATGTGCATGTGGTGATTTCGGCGGCGGCTTCACCGGACAAGCTATATGTAGCGAAGTCCGGAACCGAAGCGTTCGAATTTGACCGGACGGCGTCACGCCTCTTCGAAATGCAGAGCGAGGAATATCTGGCTGCAGCCGGCAAGCTTGAGGCCGTCGTGGAGGCGCGATCCGCGGGGGTCTGA
- the mdh gene encoding malate dehydrogenase — translation MARNKIALIGSGMIGGTLAHLIGLKELGDIVLFDIADGIPQGKGLDIAQSSPVDDFDAKLVGANDYSAIEGADVVIVTAGVPRKPGMSRDDLLGINLKVMEQVGAGIKKYAPGAFVICITNPLDAMVWALQKFSGLPKNMVVGMAGILDSARFRYFLADEFKVSVEDVTAFVLGGHGDSMVPLARYSTVAGIPLPDLVKMGWTSQEKLDQIIQRTRDGGAEIVGLLKTGSAFYAPASSAVQMAEAFLKDKKRVLPVAAHLSGQYGVKDMYVGVPVVIGAGGVERIIEIDLNKTEEKAFENSVASVAGLCEACIAIAPNLK, via the coding sequence ATGGCACGTAACAAAATCGCCCTCATCGGTTCAGGCATGATCGGTGGAACGCTAGCACATTTGATCGGGCTCAAGGAGCTCGGCGACATCGTGCTTTTCGACATCGCAGACGGCATACCGCAGGGCAAGGGACTGGACATCGCCCAGTCATCGCCTGTTGACGATTTCGACGCGAAGCTCGTCGGCGCCAATGATTATTCGGCCATCGAAGGTGCGGACGTCGTCATCGTCACCGCCGGTGTTCCACGCAAGCCGGGCATGAGCCGTGACGATCTCCTCGGTATCAACCTCAAGGTCATGGAACAGGTCGGCGCCGGCATCAAGAAATATGCTCCTGGCGCTTTCGTCATCTGCATCACCAACCCGCTCGATGCAATGGTCTGGGCGCTGCAGAAATTCTCCGGCCTGCCGAAGAACATGGTTGTCGGCATGGCCGGCATTCTTGACAGCGCCCGGTTCCGCTATTTCCTCGCCGATGAGTTCAAAGTTTCGGTCGAAGACGTGACGGCTTTCGTGCTCGGTGGTCACGGCGATTCCATGGTTCCGCTCGCACGCTATTCGACTGTTGCCGGAATCCCGCTGCCGGATCTGGTCAAGATGGGCTGGACCAGCCAGGAAAAGCTCGACCAGATCATCCAGCGCACCCGTGATGGCGGCGCCGAAATCGTTGGTTTGCTCAAGACCGGCTCTGCTTTCTACGCACCTGCATCATCCGCCGTCCAGATGGCCGAGGCCTTCCTGAAGGACAAGAAGCGCGTTCTGCCAGTCGCTGCGCATCTGTCGGGTCAGTATGGTGTCAAGGACATGTATGTCGGCGTCCCGGTCGTGATCGGTGCAGGCGGCGTCGAACGCATCATCGAAATCGATCTCAACAAAACCGAAGAGAAAGCCTTCGAGAATTCCGTCGCTTCCGTTGCTGGCCTTTGCGAAGCCTGCATCGCCATTGCGCCGAACCTCAAGTAA
- the sucC gene encoding ADP-forming succinate--CoA ligase subunit beta, with protein MNIHEYQAKRLLHTFGAPIANGVAVYSVEQAEEWAKTLPGPLYVVKSQIHAGGRGKGKFKELGPDAKGGVRLSRSVEEVVANAREMLGNTLVTKQTGPAGKQVNRLYIEDGADIERELYLSILVDRSVGRPAFVVSTEGGMDIEAVAHDTPEKIITVAIDPEKGVTAEDAGKINDAYGLTGEARTDGEALFPILYKAFTEKDMSLLEVNPLIVMKDGRLRVLDAKVSFDGNALFRHPDVVELRDTTEEDDKEIEASKYDLAYVALDGNIGCMVNGAGLAMATMDIIKLYGAEPANFLDVGGGASKEKVTAAFKIITADPAVEGILINIFGGIMKCDVIAEGVIAAVKEVGLKVPLVVRLEGTNAELGKKIINESGLNVVSADDLDDAAQKIVKAVKGN; from the coding sequence ATGAATATTCACGAATATCAGGCAAAACGCCTGCTGCACACGTTTGGTGCGCCGATCGCCAATGGCGTTGCCGTCTACTCCGTCGAACAGGCGGAAGAGTGGGCGAAGACGCTGCCCGGTCCGCTTTATGTGGTGAAGAGCCAGATTCATGCAGGCGGCCGCGGCAAGGGCAAGTTCAAGGAACTCGGTCCGGATGCGAAAGGCGGCGTACGCCTGTCCAGGTCGGTCGAGGAAGTTGTTGCCAACGCCAGGGAAATGCTCGGCAACACGCTCGTGACCAAGCAGACCGGTCCGGCTGGCAAGCAGGTCAACCGTCTCTATATCGAAGACGGTGCCGACATCGAGCGCGAGCTTTATCTCTCGATCCTCGTTGACCGTTCGGTGGGCCGTCCGGCTTTCGTGGTTTCCACGGAAGGCGGCATGGACATTGAAGCGGTTGCCCATGATACGCCGGAAAAGATCATCACCGTGGCGATCGATCCGGAAAAGGGCGTGACCGCGGAAGACGCGGGGAAGATCAATGACGCCTATGGCCTCACCGGCGAAGCGCGGACCGACGGCGAAGCGCTGTTCCCGATCCTCTACAAGGCCTTCACCGAGAAGGATATGAGCCTGCTTGAAGTCAACCCGCTGATCGTCATGAAAGATGGCCGTCTGCGCGTTCTCGACGCCAAGGTTTCGTTCGATGGCAACGCCCTGTTCCGTCATCCAGATGTGGTCGAACTGCGTGACACCACGGAGGAAGACGACAAGGAAATCGAGGCATCGAAATATGACCTCGCCTATGTCGCCCTCGACGGCAATATTGGCTGCATGGTCAATGGTGCCGGTCTTGCCATGGCAACGATGGATATCATCAAGCTCTATGGCGCGGAGCCGGCAAACTTCCTTGATGTTGGCGGCGGCGCCAGCAAGGAGAAGGTCACGGCGGCGTTCAAGATCATCACGGCCGATCCGGCGGTCGAAGGCATCCTGATCAATATTTTCGGCGGCATCATGAAGTGCGATGTCATTGCCGAAGGCGTTATCGCTGCGGTCAAGGAAGTTGGCCTCAAGGTTCCGCTGGTCGTTCGTCTCGAAGGCACCAATGCCGAGCTCGGCAAGAAGATCATCAACGAAAGCGGCCTCAATGTCGTTTCCGCGGATGATCTCGATGATGCAGCGCAGAAGATCGTCAAGGCCGTGAAGGGAAACTAA
- the sucD gene encoding succinate--CoA ligase subunit alpha, with translation MSILVNKDTKVLVQGLTGKTGTFHTEQALAYYGTKMVGGIHPKKGGETWEGNLPTGSSAQLPIFSSVAEGKDRTGANASVIYVPPAGAAEAIIEAIEAEIPLIICITEGIPVMDMVRVKARLDRSASRLIGPNCPGVLTPEECKIGIMPGNIFKKGSVGVVSRSGTLTYEAVFQTTNEGLGQTTAVGIGGDPVKGTEFIDVLEMFLADEATKSIIMIGEIGGSAEEDAAQFIADEAKRGRKKPMAGFIAGRTAPPGRTMGHAGAVISGGKGGAEDKIAAMEAAGIRVSPSPAQLGKTLVEVLKG, from the coding sequence ATGTCTATTCTCGTCAACAAGGACACCAAGGTTCTCGTCCAGGGCCTGACCGGCAAGACCGGTACTTTTCATACCGAACAGGCTCTGGCCTACTACGGCACCAAGATGGTCGGCGGCATTCACCCGAAAAAGGGCGGCGAGACCTGGGAGGGTAATCTGCCCACCGGTTCGAGCGCCCAGCTGCCGATTTTCAGCTCCGTTGCCGAAGGCAAGGATCGCACCGGCGCCAACGCCTCGGTGATCTATGTGCCGCCGGCAGGGGCTGCAGAAGCCATCATCGAAGCGATCGAGGCGGAAATTCCGCTGATCATCTGCATCACCGAAGGCATTCCCGTCATGGACATGGTGCGGGTCAAGGCCCGTCTCGACCGTTCCGCATCCCGCCTGATCGGTCCGAATTGCCCGGGCGTCCTGACGCCGGAAGAATGCAAGATCGGCATCATGCCGGGAAACATCTTCAAGAAGGGTTCCGTGGGTGTTGTATCCCGCTCCGGGACACTTACCTATGAGGCAGTATTTCAAACGACGAATGAAGGCCTTGGCCAGACGACTGCTGTCGGTATCGGCGGCGATCCTGTGAAGGGCACGGAATTCATCGATGTCCTGGAAATGTTCCTTGCCGACGAAGCGACGAAATCAATCATCATGATCGGTGAAATCGGTGGCTCGGCCGAAGAAGATGCAGCGCAGTTCATTGCCGACGAAGCAAAGCGTGGCCGCAAGAAGCCGATGGCCGGTTTCATCGCTGGACGCACGGCTCCTCCCGGACGCACGATGGGCCATGCCGGAGCGGTTATCTCCGGTGGCAAGGGCGGCGCGGAAGACAAGATTGCCGCCATGGAAGCCGCGGGCATCCGCGTTTCGCCATCGCCTGCGCAGCTTGGCAAGACATTGGTTGAAGTCCTCAAGGGCTGA